Proteins encoded in a region of the Neodiprion lecontei isolate iyNeoLeco1 chromosome 5, iyNeoLeco1.1, whole genome shotgun sequence genome:
- the LOC107217260 gene encoding mitochondrial tRNA-specific 2-thiouridylase 1 isoform X1, protein MRSGIRRVVVGMSGGVDSAVSALLLKRKGFDVVGVFMQNWDANEEIGTCTIEQDYKDAERVCDRLGVPLTRIDFVKEYWNEVFSNLLKDYESGYTPNPDIRCNKFIKFRSFFDYSTNKLGADAVATGHYANTSFGTYLQRYVSNKNVKLLQAKDAIKDQTFFLCQIPQDSLRLTMFPLGEYYKKDVVKIARENGLYNVANKRESTGICFIGKRRFQDFISEYVDKKPGNFIDLDTGTVVGKHNGIHHWTLGQGCRIGGVRRPYFVFRKDSKSNDILVVQGTNHPALYTELALTSRVHWIDPGMEDLVKRQGILNCNFRFQHTHPLVPCKILQTLDNRLIIRINKPLRAVTPGQFAALYLADECLGGAQMLNVGPSLYSLNQSNRKDIQEEQDDSEEYQNSLKPPIQEARHNSVLH, encoded by the exons ATGCGTTCGGGGATCCGGAGGGTGGTCGTAGGCATGTCGGGGGGCGTGGACAGCGCCGTGTCGGCCTTGCTATTGAAGAGAAAAG GCTTCGATGTCGTTGGAGTCTTCATGCAAAATTGGGATGCAAACGAAGAGATCGGGACATGTACGATCGAACAAGATTACAAAGATGCGGAACGCGTATGCGATAGACTTGGGGTGCCTCTGACTCGCATCGACTTCGTCAAAGAGTACTGGAACGAAGTCTTCAG TAATTTACTGAAGGATTATGAGAGTGGGTATACGCCCAACCCAGATATCCGTTGCAACAAGTTCATTAAGTTTCGCAGCTTTTTTGATTACTCGACTAACAAGCTGGGTGCGGATGCCGTCGCTACTGGACATTATGCAAATACTAGTTTTGGTACTTACCTCCAACGCTATGTCTCAAACAAAA ACGTGAAACTCCTGCAAGCGAAAGATGCAATAAAAGATCAAACATTCTTTTTGTGCCAAATACCCCAAGATTCTCTCAGGCTAACTATGTTTCCGTTAGGAGAATATTACAAAAAGGATGTTGTGAAAATTGCACGAGAAAACGGCCTGTATAACGTCGCTAATAAGAGAGAGAGTACAGGAATATGTTTCATCGGTAAACGCCGTTTTCAAGACTTCATCTCGGAG TACGTGGACAAAAAACCCGGTAACTTTATAGACTTAGATACCGGCACAGTCGTCGGAAAGCACAACGGCATCCACCACTGGACTTTGGGACAGGGATGTAGAATCGGAGGTGTCCGAAGGCCATACTTTGTTTTCCGTAAAGATTCCAAATCTAATGATATTCTCGTG GTTCAAGGAACCAACCACCCTGCGTTATACACGGAATTGGCACTAACTTCAAGGGTTCACTGGATCGACCCTGGCATGGAAGACTTAGTTAAACGCCAAGGCATTCTCAATTGCAATTTTCGCTTTCAACACACCCATCCTCTCGTACCGTGCAAAATACTCCAAACCCTCGACAATCGATTGATTATTCGTATCAACAAGCCACTTCGCGCTGTGACGCCAGGGCAG TTTGCTGCGTTGTATTTGGCTGACGAGTGCCTAGGAGGTGCACAAATGCTGAACGTAGGACCGTCGCTTTACTCATTAAATCAAAGTAACAGAAAAGATATACAAGAGGAGCAGGATGATTCTGAGGAATACCAGAATTCGTTAAAACCTCCAATTCAGGAGGCTAGGCATAATTCAGTCTTGCATTAA
- the LOC107217260 gene encoding mitochondrial tRNA-specific 2-thiouridylase 1 isoform X2 translates to MRSGIRRVVVGMSGGVDSAVSALLLKRKGFDVVGVFMQNWDANEEIGTCTIEQDYKDAERVCDRLGVPLTRIDFVKEYWNEVFSNLLKDYESGYTPNPDIRCNKFIKFRSFFDYSTNKLGADAVATGHYANTSFGTYLQRYVSNKNVKLLQAKDAIKDQTFFLCQIPQDSLRLTMFPLGEYYKKDVVKIARENGLYNVANKRESTGICFIGKRRFQDFISEYVDKKPGNFIDLDTGTVVGKHNGIHHWTLGQGCRIGGVRRPYFVFRKDSKSNDILVVQGTNHPALYTELALTSRVHWIDPGMEDLVKRQGILNCNFRFQHTHPLVPCKILQTLDNRLIIRINKPLRAVTPGQVRVCCVVFG, encoded by the exons ATGCGTTCGGGGATCCGGAGGGTGGTCGTAGGCATGTCGGGGGGCGTGGACAGCGCCGTGTCGGCCTTGCTATTGAAGAGAAAAG GCTTCGATGTCGTTGGAGTCTTCATGCAAAATTGGGATGCAAACGAAGAGATCGGGACATGTACGATCGAACAAGATTACAAAGATGCGGAACGCGTATGCGATAGACTTGGGGTGCCTCTGACTCGCATCGACTTCGTCAAAGAGTACTGGAACGAAGTCTTCAG TAATTTACTGAAGGATTATGAGAGTGGGTATACGCCCAACCCAGATATCCGTTGCAACAAGTTCATTAAGTTTCGCAGCTTTTTTGATTACTCGACTAACAAGCTGGGTGCGGATGCCGTCGCTACTGGACATTATGCAAATACTAGTTTTGGTACTTACCTCCAACGCTATGTCTCAAACAAAA ACGTGAAACTCCTGCAAGCGAAAGATGCAATAAAAGATCAAACATTCTTTTTGTGCCAAATACCCCAAGATTCTCTCAGGCTAACTATGTTTCCGTTAGGAGAATATTACAAAAAGGATGTTGTGAAAATTGCACGAGAAAACGGCCTGTATAACGTCGCTAATAAGAGAGAGAGTACAGGAATATGTTTCATCGGTAAACGCCGTTTTCAAGACTTCATCTCGGAG TACGTGGACAAAAAACCCGGTAACTTTATAGACTTAGATACCGGCACAGTCGTCGGAAAGCACAACGGCATCCACCACTGGACTTTGGGACAGGGATGTAGAATCGGAGGTGTCCGAAGGCCATACTTTGTTTTCCGTAAAGATTCCAAATCTAATGATATTCTCGTG GTTCAAGGAACCAACCACCCTGCGTTATACACGGAATTGGCACTAACTTCAAGGGTTCACTGGATCGACCCTGGCATGGAAGACTTAGTTAAACGCCAAGGCATTCTCAATTGCAATTTTCGCTTTCAACACACCCATCCTCTCGTACCGTGCAAAATACTCCAAACCCTCGACAATCGATTGATTATTCGTATCAACAAGCCACTTCGCGCTGTGACGCCAGGGCAGGTAAGAG TTTGCTGCGTTGTATTTGGCTGA